One segment of Amycolatopsis alba DSM 44262 DNA contains the following:
- a CDS encoding DUF3592 domain-containing protein — translation MTAKTERVRRIGWFAALVVASLVTVLCVSLLFAAFRNDSAIEAQLGQATAQVESVAFDRTIINYATPDGIMHSPSNGVLYPAGLAAGQLVNIEYDVGDPELARVAGRSAANTLLPLGSMIFFTWLIAGPLLWWIRRQRLAYRRSLTEATPA, via the coding sequence GTGACGGCCAAAACGGAGCGGGTGAGGCGCATCGGGTGGTTTGCCGCCCTCGTTGTCGCCTCACTCGTCACCGTGCTCTGCGTCTCGCTGCTGTTCGCCGCCTTCCGCAACGACAGCGCGATCGAAGCCCAGCTCGGCCAGGCGACAGCGCAGGTCGAGTCGGTGGCGTTCGACCGGACGATCATCAACTACGCCACCCCCGACGGCATCATGCACAGCCCGTCCAACGGCGTGCTCTACCCGGCAGGCCTGGCCGCCGGGCAGCTGGTGAACATCGAGTACGACGTCGGCGACCCGGAACTCGCGCGGGTGGCCGGGCGCTCGGCGGCGAACACGCTGCTGCCGCTGGGCAGCATGATCTTCTTCACCTGGCTGATCGCCGGTCCGCTGCTGTGGTGGATCCGGCGGCAGCGGCTGGCCTACCGGCGCTCTCTCACCGAGGCGACCCCCGCCTGA
- a CDS encoding 1,4-dihydroxy-2-naphthoate polyprenyltransferase — translation MATAGEWIEGARPRTLPNAVAPVVAGVGAAIALDGFSWSRSVLALLVSLALIVGVNYANDYSDGIRGTDENRVGPLRLVGSGVAKPKAVLAAALVALGLAGVLGLVLVAISGLWWLLAMGAVCILGAWFYTGGKKPYGYYGFGEIAVFVFFGLAGVLGTVYVQAGQLSWTALGCAVAVGSFSTGVLTANNLRDIPTDIESGKRTLATRLGEKGTRRLYLVLVTVPYVVSVLLAFVTPWALLGLLTAPLLLKSVKAVGGGAQGRALIPALRDTGFAMLGWAVLTAVALTL, via the coding sequence ATGGCGACTGCTGGTGAATGGATCGAAGGGGCGCGCCCGCGGACGCTGCCCAACGCGGTGGCGCCGGTGGTCGCCGGAGTCGGCGCCGCGATCGCGCTCGACGGCTTCTCCTGGTCCCGATCGGTTCTCGCGCTGCTGGTCTCACTGGCCTTGATCGTCGGTGTCAACTACGCCAACGACTACTCCGACGGCATCCGCGGCACCGACGAGAACCGCGTCGGCCCGCTGCGACTGGTCGGCTCCGGCGTCGCGAAGCCGAAGGCGGTCCTGGCGGCCGCTCTCGTTGCTCTCGGGCTCGCCGGAGTTCTCGGGCTCGTGCTCGTCGCGATCAGCGGCCTGTGGTGGCTGCTGGCGATGGGCGCGGTCTGCATCCTCGGCGCCTGGTTCTACACCGGCGGCAAGAAGCCTTACGGCTACTACGGTTTCGGTGAGATCGCGGTCTTCGTCTTCTTCGGGCTCGCCGGCGTGCTTGGCACGGTGTACGTCCAGGCCGGACAGCTCAGCTGGACCGCGCTCGGCTGCGCTGTCGCCGTCGGTTCGTTCTCGACCGGCGTACTGACCGCCAACAACCTCCGCGACATCCCGACCGACATCGAGTCCGGCAAGCGCACACTCGCCACCCGGCTCGGCGAGAAGGGCACCCGGAGGCTCTACCTGGTGCTGGTCACGGTGCCGTACGTCGTGAGCGTGCTGCTCGCCTTCGTGACGCCGTGGGCGCTGCTGGGCCTGCTGACCGCGCCGCTGCTGCTGAAGTCGGTCAAGGCCGTCGGCGGTGGCGCGCAGGGGCGGGCGCTGATCCCGGCGCTGCGGGACACCGGATTCGCCATGCTGGGGTGGGCGGTCCTGACCGCGGTCGCCCTCACGCTCTGA
- a CDS encoding M1 family metallopeptidase, with translation MRLKTRAGFAGLTAGVVSVLLVGTASAAAAPGSIGIGDPYYPHAGNGGYDVGHYDLRLTYQPSTDLLSGSTTILLTATQDLSRFNLDFGLKVSSVRVDNRPAQFATSTDGTGELSVTPATPLKKGQTATVVVAYADTPSKVKIDGFTAWKKTPDGALAVDEPQSSAWWFPSNDHPTDLATYDISVEVPNDVAALSNGTLVRKTVQRPGWTRWNWRSTKPQATYLTSLEVGKFEVNEQTTPDGKPFITAYGADLGDSLGAAKASIERTPEITEFLASKFGPYPFEAQGGVATTGITFALENQTRPVYGARAFRSGSNTSVVAHELAHQWFGDNVTLGKWSDIWLNEGFASYAQFLWSEATGEGTADELAQYIYDAHPATDPFWQVLPADPGADKQFDAAVYDRGALAVQALRKAVGDDTFFRILQTWQQAKKSKSAVIPEFIALAEKISGKPLYDLFQTWLYTKGKPAVGPNGVSAAAQRAAVAPVAPKSYPQIKATQELLAERHAH, from the coding sequence ATGCGCTTGAAGACTCGCGCCGGCTTCGCCGGATTGACCGCGGGCGTCGTCTCGGTGCTGCTCGTGGGCACCGCGTCCGCCGCGGCCGCACCCGGCTCGATCGGCATCGGTGACCCGTACTACCCGCACGCCGGGAACGGCGGCTACGACGTCGGGCACTACGACCTGCGGCTGACCTATCAGCCTTCGACGGACCTGCTGTCCGGCTCGACGACGATCCTGCTGACCGCGACTCAGGACCTGTCGCGGTTCAACCTCGACTTCGGCCTGAAGGTGTCGAGCGTCCGGGTCGACAACCGGCCCGCGCAGTTCGCGACGTCGACCGACGGCACCGGCGAGCTGAGCGTCACGCCCGCCACGCCGCTGAAGAAGGGCCAGACGGCGACCGTCGTCGTGGCCTACGCGGACACGCCGTCGAAGGTGAAGATCGACGGCTTCACCGCCTGGAAGAAGACCCCGGACGGCGCGCTGGCCGTCGACGAGCCGCAGAGCTCGGCCTGGTGGTTCCCGTCCAACGACCACCCGACCGACCTGGCCACCTACGACATCTCGGTCGAGGTCCCGAACGACGTCGCGGCGCTGTCGAACGGCACGCTCGTGCGCAAGACCGTGCAGCGGCCGGGCTGGACGCGCTGGAACTGGCGCAGCACCAAACCGCAGGCGACGTATCTCACGTCGCTGGAAGTCGGCAAGTTCGAGGTGAACGAGCAGACCACGCCGGACGGCAAGCCGTTCATCACCGCCTACGGCGCCGACCTCGGCGACTCGCTCGGCGCGGCCAAGGCCAGCATCGAGCGGACGCCGGAGATCACCGAGTTCCTCGCCTCGAAGTTCGGGCCCTACCCATTCGAGGCGCAGGGCGGCGTCGCCACCACCGGCATCACCTTCGCGCTGGAGAACCAGACGCGGCCGGTGTACGGCGCGCGGGCGTTCCGGTCCGGGTCCAACACCTCGGTCGTCGCGCACGAGCTGGCGCACCAGTGGTTCGGCGACAACGTCACGCTCGGCAAGTGGAGCGACATCTGGCTGAACGAGGGCTTCGCCTCCTACGCCCAGTTCCTGTGGTCGGAGGCGACCGGCGAGGGAACGGCCGACGAACTCGCCCAGTACATCTACGACGCGCATCCGGCCACCGACCCGTTCTGGCAGGTCCTGCCCGCCGACCCCGGTGCGGACAAGCAGTTCGACGCGGCCGTCTACGACCGCGGCGCGCTCGCGGTGCAAGCGCTGCGCAAGGCTGTGGGTGACGACACGTTCTTCCGGATCCTGCAGACCTGGCAGCAGGCGAAGAAGAGCAAGTCGGCGGTGATCCCGGAGTTCATCGCGCTGGCGGAGAAGATCTCGGGCAAACCGCTGTACGACCTGTTCCAGACCTGGTTGTACACCAAGGGCAAGCCCGCCGTGGGGCCGAACGGTGTGTCGGCCGCGGCTCAGCGGGCCGCTGTGGCCCCGGTCGCACCCAAGTCCTACCCGCAGATCAAGGCGACCCAGGAATTGCTCGCCGAGCGACACGCCCACTGA
- a CDS encoding DUF4229 domain-containing protein has translation MSDNHLPRDLTLYVLARFALVGVIAGGLLLANVPLLVSLLIGLVVGLPLGMLLLRSLNARVTAGLARRNEKRARARADLRSQLRGDRVDGAA, from the coding sequence GTGAGCGACAATCACCTGCCCCGCGACCTGACGTTGTATGTGCTGGCCAGGTTCGCCCTGGTCGGGGTCATCGCCGGCGGGTTGCTGCTGGCCAACGTCCCACTGCTGGTCTCGCTGCTGATCGGGCTGGTCGTCGGGCTGCCGCTGGGCATGCTGCTGCTCCGCTCGCTGAACGCGCGCGTGACGGCCGGGCTCGCCCGCCGCAACGAAAAGCGGGCTCGCGCCCGTGCCGATCTGCGCTCTCAGCTGCGCGGCGACCGGGTGGACGGGGCAGCGTGA
- a CDS encoding Lrp/AsnC family transcriptional regulator has product MDQVDRKIIAALRENGRATYADLGRSVGLSASSVHERVGKLEAAGVITGYHAMVDPSTVGLGVTALVGIHPTDTATDEDVAAALGALDEVESCYAVAGDEAFVVKVRVATVDDLERSLNRLRRIPGVGRTNTTVVLSTRFEGRPNNAGLEDERNGNA; this is encoded by the coding sequence GTGGACCAGGTGGATCGGAAGATCATCGCGGCATTGCGGGAGAACGGTCGGGCTACCTACGCCGACCTCGGCCGGTCTGTCGGCCTCTCGGCGTCATCAGTGCACGAGCGGGTCGGCAAACTCGAGGCAGCCGGCGTGATCACCGGGTACCACGCCATGGTCGATCCCAGCACGGTCGGACTGGGCGTGACGGCACTGGTCGGCATCCACCCCACCGACACCGCGACCGACGAAGACGTCGCGGCCGCGCTCGGGGCGCTGGACGAGGTCGAAAGCTGCTACGCCGTCGCAGGTGACGAAGCGTTCGTGGTCAAGGTGCGGGTGGCGACCGTCGACGATCTGGAGCGGTCGCTCAACCGGCTGCGGAGGATCCCCGGCGTCGGCCGGACGAACACCACCGTCGTGCTCTCCACCCGCTTCGAAGGGCGGCCCAACAACGCGGGCCTGGAGGACGAGCGGAACGGCAACGCGTAG
- the menD gene encoding 2-succinyl-5-enolpyruvyl-6-hydroxy-3-cyclohexene-1-carboxylic-acid synthase produces the protein MNPSTAQARVIVDELVRNTVSHVVLCPGSRNAPLSIALYDAAAAGRLQLHVRIDERGAAFLALGIAARTGRPVAVLCTSGTAAANFHPAVLEADRAGVPLIVLTADRPPEMRAAGASQVIDQHQLYGNAIRYFDELAVAERRAGQNSYWRGQICRAWNAAYGEWRCGPVHLNIPFREPLVPDINDDGEWYESLEGRPDGARWTELPDFGALPSFVVPSARHGLVIACDTGVQAASEWAEQHGWPVVSETGGIGLAGATAISSGAWLLGVEEFISRHKPEQVLCIGRPTVFRQVQRVLSDPDVEVLLVRPDSDWPAPAHNVRQVGQWFDEPTKPADPDWLASWQRADKAASSAVAEALAAEPWPSGLRLATELVDAVPEGSLLVVGSSNPTRDVALAGRLRPDVLVHRNRGVAGIDGMVSTAIGAATVHRGHSYALLGDLTFLHDASGLLTGPAEQRPDLTIVVLNDDGGGIFSLLEQGAPEHNAGFERVFGTPHGADLGALCAGYRVPHVVAETLTEFRAALKPAPGLRVVEVRVDRTRHRELHARLRTAVSSAVGAV, from the coding sequence GTGAATCCTTCCACCGCGCAGGCAAGGGTCATCGTCGACGAACTCGTCCGCAACACCGTCTCGCACGTCGTCCTCTGTCCGGGCTCACGCAACGCCCCGCTGTCGATCGCGCTCTACGACGCGGCGGCCGCCGGACGGCTCCAGTTGCACGTCCGCATCGACGAACGCGGCGCCGCCTTTCTCGCCCTCGGCATCGCCGCGCGCACCGGCCGCCCCGTCGCCGTGCTGTGCACCTCGGGCACCGCGGCCGCGAACTTCCACCCCGCCGTGCTGGAGGCCGACCGCGCGGGTGTCCCGTTGATCGTGCTGACCGCCGACCGCCCGCCCGAGATGCGGGCCGCGGGCGCGAGCCAGGTCATCGACCAGCATCAGCTCTACGGCAACGCCATCCGGTACTTCGACGAGCTCGCCGTCGCCGAACGCCGCGCCGGGCAGAACTCGTACTGGCGTGGCCAGATCTGCCGCGCCTGGAACGCCGCGTACGGCGAGTGGCGGTGCGGGCCGGTGCATCTGAACATCCCGTTCCGCGAGCCGCTCGTCCCCGACATCAACGATGACGGCGAGTGGTACGAGTCACTCGAAGGGCGTCCTGACGGCGCTCGCTGGACCGAGCTCCCCGACTTCGGCGCGCTTCCCTCGTTCGTGGTGCCCTCGGCACGCCACGGCCTGGTCATCGCGTGCGACACCGGCGTGCAGGCCGCCAGCGAATGGGCCGAGCAGCACGGCTGGCCGGTCGTCTCCGAGACCGGCGGTATCGGGCTGGCAGGCGCGACGGCGATCTCGTCCGGCGCGTGGCTGCTCGGCGTCGAGGAGTTCATCTCGCGGCACAAGCCCGAGCAGGTCCTGTGCATCGGCCGTCCGACGGTGTTCCGGCAGGTCCAGCGGGTGCTGTCCGATCCGGACGTCGAGGTGCTGCTGGTCCGGCCCGATTCGGACTGGCCCGCGCCCGCGCACAACGTCCGCCAGGTCGGCCAGTGGTTCGACGAGCCGACCAAACCGGCCGATCCGGACTGGCTGGCCAGCTGGCAGCGTGCGGACAAGGCGGCGTCTTCGGCGGTGGCCGAAGCGCTGGCGGCCGAACCGTGGCCGAGCGGGTTGCGCCTGGCCACCGAGCTGGTCGACGCCGTTCCGGAGGGGTCGCTGCTGGTCGTCGGCTCGTCCAATCCGACCCGTGACGTCGCGCTCGCCGGACGGCTGCGGCCCGACGTCCTCGTGCACCGCAACCGCGGCGTCGCCGGGATCGACGGCATGGTGTCGACCGCGATCGGCGCCGCGACCGTCCACAGGGGACATTCGTACGCCCTGCTCGGCGACCTGACCTTCCTGCACGACGCGAGCGGCCTGCTCACCGGGCCCGCCGAACAGCGCCCCGACCTGACGATCGTGGTGCTCAACGACGACGGCGGCGGGATCTTCTCCCTGCTGGAGCAGGGCGCGCCCGAGCACAACGCCGGTTTCGAGCGCGTTTTCGGGACCCCGCACGGCGCCGATCTCGGCGCGCTGTGCGCCGGTTACCGCGTCCCGCACGTCGTCGCCGAGACGCTCACGGAGTTTCGAGCGGCGCTGAAGCCCGCGCCGGGGCTGCGGGTGGTGGAGGTCCGGGTGGACCGAACGCGCCACCGCGAGCTGCACGCGCGACTCCGTACGGCGGTTTCCTCCGCGGTGGGCGCTGTCTAG
- a CDS encoding BldC family transcriptional regulator, producing the protein MTATMGGRLLTPGEVAALFRVDPKTVTRWATAGRIGSIRTPGGHRRFREAEVNELLAELTTDASEPARKV; encoded by the coding sequence ATGACCGCGACCATGGGCGGAAGGTTGCTCACCCCCGGTGAAGTGGCGGCCCTGTTCCGGGTTGACCCCAAGACCGTTACCCGCTGGGCGACCGCGGGCCGGATCGGCTCGATCCGCACTCCCGGCGGGCACCGCCGGTTCCGTGAGGCCGAAGTGAACGAGCTCCTCGCCGAGCTGACCACCGACGCCAGCGAGCCCGCCCGCAAGGTCTGA
- a CDS encoding PLP-dependent cysteine synthase family protein yields the protein MSRLHSRSWVREAVRIIEADANRSADTHLHVFPLPVDWGIDLYLKDESVHPTGSLKHRLARSLFLYGLVNGQIGQDTVLVEASSGSTAVSEAYFARMLGLRFITVVPRSTSPEKIALIEFYGGECHYVDRAPDMYPEAERLASECNGHYLDQFTYAERATDWRGNNNIAESVYAQMQSERHPVPTWIVVGAGTGGTSATFGRYVRYKRHTTKIAVVDPENSSFYGAWETGALDYATGMPSRIEGIGRPRVEPSFVPGVIDEMLQVPDAASLAAIRVLRERTGHWAGGSTGTNLFGAFTLISRMVSEGQAGSIVTLLCDGGERYANTYYDDAWLAQKDIDIAPYLEKYREFLVSGKLAPEA from the coding sequence GTGAGCCGGCTGCACAGCCGCAGCTGGGTCCGCGAAGCCGTCCGCATCATCGAGGCCGACGCGAACCGCAGCGCTGACACGCACCTGCACGTCTTCCCGCTGCCCGTCGACTGGGGCATCGACCTGTACCTGAAGGACGAGTCCGTCCACCCGACCGGCTCGCTCAAGCACCGGCTCGCGCGCTCGCTGTTCCTGTACGGCCTGGTGAACGGCCAGATCGGGCAGGACACCGTGCTCGTCGAGGCCTCCAGCGGCTCGACGGCGGTTTCGGAGGCGTACTTCGCGCGGATGCTCGGCCTGCGGTTCATCACCGTGGTGCCGCGCAGCACCTCGCCGGAGAAGATCGCGCTCATCGAGTTCTACGGCGGCGAATGCCACTACGTCGACCGCGCGCCGGACATGTACCCGGAGGCCGAGAGGCTCGCTTCGGAGTGCAACGGCCACTACCTCGACCAGTTCACCTACGCCGAGCGCGCGACCGACTGGCGCGGAAACAACAACATCGCCGAATCGGTGTACGCGCAGATGCAGTCCGAGCGGCACCCCGTGCCGACGTGGATCGTGGTCGGCGCCGGGACCGGCGGCACGAGCGCGACCTTCGGCCGCTACGTGCGCTACAAGCGGCACACCACGAAGATCGCCGTCGTCGACCCGGAGAACTCGTCGTTCTACGGCGCATGGGAGACCGGCGCGCTCGACTACGCGACCGGCATGCCGTCGCGGATCGAGGGAATCGGGCGGCCGCGCGTCGAGCCGTCGTTCGTGCCCGGTGTGATCGACGAGATGCTGCAGGTGCCGGACGCCGCTTCGCTGGCGGCGATCCGCGTGCTGCGCGAGCGGACCGGGCACTGGGCGGGCGGCTCGACCGGCACGAACCTCTTCGGCGCTTTCACCCTGATCTCGCGGATGGTTTCGGAAGGCCAGGCCGGCAGCATCGTCACGCTGCTGTGCGACGGCGGCGAGCGGTACGCGAACACGTACTACGACGACGCGTGGCTGGCGCAGAAGGACATCGACATCGCGCCCTACCTGGAGAAGTACCGGGAGTTCCTGGTGAGCGGGAAGCTCGCTCCGGAAGCCTGA
- a CDS encoding MinD/ParA family ATP-binding protein, protein MTGPSEESAPGHPEPAESDQSSELFSEDRTDSAPHPAASAFEAEPTQVVQPQYPQQQGQYAQQQALPQPSQGQYQQPYDQNLPPLHPHQAQQAPPQQQPAAQQYPPQQQYAPQPQQAVQQPGVPGLPQPQGRHALPDELATASLVKPQKRKPQSGWRKALYVGSGKLVNPGESPADTRKRELIAQINQPLRGCYKIAMLSLKGGVGKTTTTTTLGSTFASLRGDRVVAVDANPDRGTLSQKIPIETTATVRHLLRDADKITRYSDVRSYTSQGGSRLEILASEQDPAVSEAFSEDDYRRTVNLLEHFYNIVLTDCGTGLMHSAMKGVLDVADALVVVSSGSVDGARSASATLDWLEAHGYGDLVKRSVAVINSVRPKGGSVDLDKLSAHFGARVRSVCRIPFDPHLEEGAEIELDRLGADTRLALLELAATVADGFGGQQYQPIQP, encoded by the coding sequence GTGACCGGACCCAGTGAAGAATCGGCTCCTGGCCACCCCGAACCCGCCGAGAGCGACCAGTCCTCGGAGCTGTTCTCCGAGGACAGGACGGACTCGGCGCCGCACCCTGCCGCGAGTGCCTTCGAGGCCGAGCCGACCCAGGTCGTCCAGCCCCAGTACCCGCAGCAGCAGGGCCAGTACGCCCAGCAGCAGGCGCTGCCGCAGCCGTCGCAAGGGCAGTACCAGCAGCCCTACGACCAGAACCTGCCCCCGTTGCACCCGCACCAGGCCCAGCAGGCGCCACCGCAGCAGCAGCCTGCCGCCCAGCAGTACCCGCCGCAGCAGCAGTACGCGCCGCAGCCGCAGCAGGCCGTCCAGCAGCCCGGTGTGCCGGGCCTCCCGCAGCCGCAGGGCAGGCACGCGCTCCCGGACGAGCTCGCCACCGCGAGCCTGGTCAAACCGCAGAAGCGCAAGCCGCAGTCGGGCTGGCGCAAGGCGCTTTACGTCGGCTCCGGCAAGCTCGTGAACCCTGGGGAGAGCCCCGCGGACACCCGTAAGCGCGAACTGATCGCGCAGATCAACCAGCCGCTGCGCGGGTGCTACAAGATCGCGATGCTGAGCCTCAAGGGCGGCGTCGGCAAGACCACCACGACGACCACGCTCGGCTCGACGTTCGCTTCGCTGCGCGGTGACCGGGTCGTCGCCGTGGACGCGAACCCGGACCGCGGGACGCTTTCGCAGAAGATCCCGATCGAGACCACCGCGACCGTCCGCCACCTGCTGCGTGACGCGGACAAGATCACCAGGTACAGCGACGTCCGTTCCTACACCTCACAGGGCGGGAGCCGGCTGGAGATCCTCGCCAGCGAGCAGGATCCGGCGGTTTCGGAGGCGTTCTCCGAGGACGACTACCGGCGTACGGTCAACCTGCTGGAGCACTTCTACAACATCGTGCTCACCGACTGCGGGACCGGTTTGATGCACTCGGCGATGAAGGGCGTCCTGGACGTCGCGGACGCGCTGGTGGTGGTCTCGTCAGGCTCCGTGGACGGGGCGCGCAGTGCCTCGGCCACCCTCGACTGGCTGGAGGCGCACGGCTACGGTGACCTGGTCAAACGGTCCGTCGCGGTGATCAACTCGGTCCGGCCCAAGGGTGGCTCCGTCGACCTCGACAAGCTCTCCGCGCACTTCGGCGCGCGAGTCCGTTCGGTCTGCCGCATCCCGTTCGACCCGCACCTGGAAGAGGGCGCCGAGATCGAGCTGGACCGGCTCGGCGCCGACACGCGGCTGGCCTTGCTGGAACTGGCCGCCACCGTCGCCGACGGCTTCGGTGGTCAGCAGTACCAGCCGATCCAGCCCTAG
- the menE gene encoding o-succinylbenzoate--CoA ligase: MRAVEVDGSPASITGLTSALAEALGGGPAVLPYASDALRDAMEPTRPAEHGTAVIIATSGSTGEPKGVLLSAAALAASAHATHARLGGPGHWLLATPAQYIGGLQVLVRSLLAGTTPAAMPTSGFRPDDFAEAAAPLLALDGPRYTALVPTQLGRLLDAGGAGLAAARAFDAIVIGAAATTAGLRERAAEAGVKIVPAYGMSETASGCVYEGVPLDGVHVELEEERVCITGDVLSHGYRLRPDLTSEAFEGGRFRTSDRGRWSADGRLEILGRVDDMINTGGVKVAAAAVERILTAQPGIRDACVVGVPDPEWGEAVVALVVGAGCDVDSLRAACREEAGVAAAPKRVEFAAELPLRGPGKVDRTAVRNLLRRS; encoded by the coding sequence ATGCGTGCGGTGGAGGTGGACGGGAGTCCGGCGTCGATCACCGGGCTGACCTCGGCATTGGCCGAGGCGCTCGGCGGCGGCCCGGCCGTCCTCCCCTACGCGTCGGACGCCCTGCGGGACGCGATGGAGCCGACACGCCCGGCCGAGCACGGGACGGCGGTGATCATCGCCACCTCGGGATCCACCGGCGAACCGAAGGGCGTCCTGCTCTCGGCCGCCGCGCTGGCCGCGTCGGCGCACGCCACCCACGCGCGCCTCGGCGGACCGGGGCACTGGCTGCTCGCGACCCCGGCGCAGTACATCGGCGGACTGCAGGTCCTGGTCCGCTCGCTGCTGGCCGGGACGACGCCCGCCGCGATGCCCACCTCCGGGTTCCGGCCGGACGACTTCGCCGAGGCCGCCGCGCCGCTGCTCGCCCTGGACGGGCCGCGCTATACCGCTCTCGTGCCGACCCAGCTCGGACGGCTGCTCGACGCCGGTGGCGCGGGGCTCGCGGCGGCCCGCGCCTTCGACGCGATCGTGATCGGGGCCGCGGCGACCACCGCCGGGCTCCGCGAGCGCGCGGCCGAAGCGGGCGTGAAGATCGTCCCCGCGTACGGCATGAGCGAGACCGCCAGCGGCTGCGTCTACGAAGGCGTACCGCTGGACGGAGTACACGTCGAACTCGAAGAAGAGCGGGTGTGTATCACGGGTGACGTGCTCTCGCATGGCTACCGACTGCGACCTGACCTGACTTCGGAGGCTTTCGAGGGCGGCCGCTTCCGGACTTCCGACCGCGGCCGGTGGTCGGCCGACGGGCGGTTGGAGATCCTCGGGCGCGTTGACGACATGATCAACACCGGCGGGGTGAAGGTGGCCGCGGCCGCCGTCGAACGGATCTTGACCGCGCAGCCCGGAATCCGGGACGCGTGCGTGGTCGGAGTACCTGACCCCGAGTGGGGCGAGGCCGTCGTCGCGCTCGTCGTCGGCGCTGGTTGCGACGTCGATTCGCTCCGTGCGGCATGCCGCGAAGAGGCCGGTGTGGCGGCCGCGCCGAAGCGGGTCGAGTTCGCCGCAGAGCTCCCCTTGCGAGGCCCCGGCAAGGTCGACAGGACGGCCGTCAGGAATCTCCTACGAAGGTCGTGA
- a CDS encoding 1,4-dihydroxy-2-naphthoyl-CoA synthase: MDDAQVSELFDPALWTEIEGFDFTDITYHRSSESRSGKRVVRVAFDRPEVRNAFRPHTVDELYRALDHARMSSDVGCVLLTGNGPSPKDGGWAFCSGGDQRIRGRSGYQYADGETSDTIDPARAGRLHILEVQRLIRFMPKVVIAVVPGWAAGGGHSLHVVCDLTLASAEHARFKQTDADVGSFDGGYGSAYLAKQVGQKFAREIFFLGREYTAEQMQAMGAVNSAVPHAELEAEALDWAWAINGKSPTAQRMLKYAFNLTDDGLVGQQLFAGETTRLAYMQDEAVEGRDSFLEKRSPDWSAFPYYY, from the coding sequence GTGGATGACGCCCAGGTTTCCGAGCTGTTCGACCCCGCCTTGTGGACCGAGATCGAAGGTTTCGACTTCACCGACATCACCTATCACCGCTCCTCTGAGAGCCGCTCAGGCAAACGTGTCGTGCGTGTCGCGTTCGACCGTCCCGAGGTCCGCAACGCCTTCCGTCCGCACACCGTCGACGAGCTCTACCGCGCGCTCGACCACGCGCGGATGAGCTCGGACGTCGGCTGCGTCCTGCTCACCGGCAACGGCCCGTCGCCGAAGGACGGCGGCTGGGCGTTTTGTTCCGGCGGTGACCAGCGTATTCGCGGACGCTCCGGGTATCAGTACGCGGACGGGGAGACCTCCGACACGATCGATCCGGCCAGGGCCGGACGGCTGCACATTCTCGAGGTCCAGCGGCTGATCCGGTTCATGCCGAAGGTGGTCATCGCCGTGGTCCCCGGCTGGGCGGCGGGTGGCGGGCACTCGCTGCACGTGGTGTGCGACCTCACGCTCGCCTCGGCCGAGCACGCGCGGTTCAAGCAGACCGACGCCGACGTCGGCTCCTTCGACGGAGGCTACGGCTCGGCGTATCTGGCCAAGCAGGTCGGGCAGAAGTTCGCGCGGGAGATCTTCTTCCTCGGGCGCGAGTACACGGCCGAGCAGATGCAGGCGATGGGCGCGGTCAACTCCGCCGTCCCGCACGCGGAGCTCGAGGCCGAGGCGCTGGACTGGGCCTGGGCGATCAACGGCAAGTCGCCGACCGCGCAGCGGATGCTGAAGTACGCGTTCAACCTCACCGACGACGGTCTGGTCGGCCAGCAGCTCTTCGCCGGCGAGACCACTCGGCTGGCGTACATGCAGGACGAGGCCGTCGAAGGCCGCGACTCCTTCCTGGAGAAACGTTCCCCCGACTGGTCGGCCTTCCCCTACTACTACTGA